Proteins encoded by one window of Crassostrea angulata isolate pt1a10 chromosome 9, ASM2561291v2, whole genome shotgun sequence:
- the LOC128162356 gene encoding uncharacterized protein LOC128162356, producing MVFCFAFGCNHRSDRHSKNDTQCNLFRFPTNVKLRKKWIELCRRADRDWNEGDRICSCHFEEGCKDKGPSIFVYSKPKFPDVADIRKRKKFAEIENVPTVESTCTIGTCRGGVEEPTSVLFTAESSAALDHPYFHPCPSFQCASKINECQAKIKKLEIEIRTLEIDIERLKNSRPVMSVDAMKNNQEKMLLYTSFTYDIFKNIVATLQRFEPLNYYSGWNVTNMSLEDQVLITLMKLRLNLRDLDLADRFSTSRATISNIVNTIICALHEIFYKGIMVRVGMPSQLKCKGSMPKSFEDFGSARASIDCTEITQDVPSDFNRQSASYSNYKSRHTVKALTAVAPNGSCVYVSPLYPGSVSDANIVKHSHFLENLVPGDLILADKGFNIHDQMPSGVQLNIPPFLINKTRFTSKEAELCYKIARNRIHVERVNERFKNYQILNHIPANYRPLSTKIMQLCACLVNLQAPLLKEIA from the exons ATggtgttttgttttgcttttggGTGCAACCACAGGAGTGATCGACATAGTAAGAACGACACACAGTGCAATCTCTTTCGTTTTCCAACCAatgtaaaattaagaaaaaagtggATAGAGCTCTGCAG ACGTGCTGACAGAGATTGGAACGAAGGGGACCGCATATGTAGCTGTCATTTCGAAGAAGGCTGCAAGGACAAAGGCCCCAGCATATTTGTTTATTCTAAACCAAAATTTCCAGACGTTGCTGACATTCGAAAAag GAAGAAGTTTGCAGAAATTGAAAATGTGCCTACAGTGGAGAGTACATGTACAATCGGTACATGTAGGGGTGGTGTCGAGGAGCCAACCTCGGTGCTCTTTACAGCAGAGAGTAGTGCTGCACTTGACCATCCATACTTCCACCCGTGTCCTTCTTTCCAGTGTGCATCCAAAATAAATGAATGTCAGG CTAAGATAAAAAAACTGGAAATAGAGATAAGGACATTAGAAATTGATATTGAGAGACTGAAGAACTCAAGGCCTGTAATGTCTGTTGATGCCATGAAAAATAACCAAGAAAAG atGCTGTTGTACACATCCTTTACATATGACATTTTCAAGAACATTGTTGCCACTTTGCAGAGATTTGAACCGCTGAATTATTATTCAGGATGGAATGTCACAAATATGAGTTTGGAAGATCAAGTTCTCATAACCTTGATGAAACTGCGACTCAATCTACGGGATCTTGACCTAGCAGACAGGTTTTCCACGAGTAGAGCTACAATCTCTAACATAGTTAACACTATTATTTGTGCTTTGCATGAGATTTTTTATAAGGGCATTATGGTTAGAGTAGGCATGCCCAGTCAGTTAAAATGTAAGGGCTCCATGCCAAAATCGTTTGAAGATTTCGGTTCTGCTAGAGCATCAATTGACTGTACAGAAATAACACAGGACGTTCCTTCGGACTTTAATCGACAAAGTGCATCATATAGCAATTATAAAAGTCGGCATACTGTGAAAGCGCTTACAGCTGTAGCACCCAACGGTTCATGTGTATATGTTTCACCGCTGTATCCCGGATCTGTGTCTGATGCCAACATTGTTAAACATTCACATTTTTTGGAAAACCTTGTACCAGGAGATCTTATCCTAGCTGACAAAGGCTTTAATATCCATGACCAAATGCCATCAGGTGTGCAACTTAATATTCCTCCATTTTTGATAAACAAGACTCGGTTTACAAGTAAAGAAGCCGAACTTTGTTATAAGATTGCTAGAAACCGAATTCATGTTGAGAGAGTGAATGAACGATTCAAGAACTACCAAATTTTGAACCACATACCAGCTAACTACCGTCCACTGTCTACAAAGATAATGCAGCTGTGTGCATGTTTGGTAAACCTTCAAGCACCTTTGCTCAAAGAGATTGCTTAG
- the LOC128163682 gene encoding uncharacterized protein LOC128163682 isoform X1 — MVNSYVKSHTYCMKMCSSTTPHTQLAFQLMSPSVYHVMCSIIGTPEEVSYRRDMVDISEFLKNLRTSYSCKKMQCGSHREGFRFDKSDIDEMYIVPRHPVIWDMSQFGLYNTDIHKLILCNSSESPPGFTLLRCLQLENTFENVINACVRKKGDLYISSSKFREITCSLIRPNSTIHGPCGSGLVGRTMYDYAHCFVSDFWPPTASSWIERCHAWPPQHISSDIFRNGCHFVAIGHRLGNHEDIEWRISFSQAENKLVYSMNHTQFLIYGLLKLFLNDVINAGLSDEEKMLCSYHMKTAIFWAIQQNMLPQWCPGNIMAGFWICFKLVLKWVYEGVCPNFFIPQNNMFLSRIYGEDQKNLFKKLNKLYEKGISLLLHISPIRDYIINSLIYLGCIVSYEYTMGSELCFDFTFFGRNRRL; from the exons ATGGTTAACAGTTATGTG aaATCACACACCTATTGCATGAAAATGTGCTCAAGCACAACACCACACAC tcAGTTGGCTTTCCAGTTAATGTCTCCATCAGTTTATCATGTGATGTGTAGCATAATAGGGACCCCAGAAGAAGTTAGCTATAGAAGGGATATGGTGGACATTAGCGAGTTCCTGAAAAATCTACGTACGAGTTATTCTTGCAAAAAGATGCAATGTGGTAGCCACAGAGAAGGATTCCGATTTGATAAATCAGACATAGACGAAATGTATATAGTACCTAGGCACCCTGTAATCTGGGATATGTCACAATTTGGGTTGTACAACACCGACATACATAAACTGATTCTCTGTAACTCTTCCGAGAGTCCACCAGGATTTACTTTACTTAGGTGCTTACAATTAGAAAACACATTCGAAAACGTTATAAATGCTTGTGTACGGAAAAAAGGAGATTTGTATATATCAAGCTCTAAATTCAGAGAGATCACATGTTCTCTAATAAGACCTAATTCTACAATACATGGACCATGTGGTAGTGGACTTGTCGGAAGAACAATGTATGACTATGCCCATTGTTTTGTCAGTGATTTTTGGCCTCCCACTGCATCATCATGGATAGAAAGATGTCATGCATGGCCTCCGCAGCATATTTCTAGCGACATTTTCCGAAATGGTTGTCACTTTGTTGCGATAGGACACAGACTAGGAAACCACGAAGACATCGAATGGAGAATATCTTTCTCCCAGGCAGAAAACAAACTTGTGTACTCTATGAATCATacgcaatttttaatttatggcTTGCTGAAGTTGTTCCTGAATGATGTAATTAATGCTGGATTAAGTGATGAAGAGAAAATGCTGtgttcatatcacatgaaaacaGCCATTTTTTGGGCCATACAACAAAACATGCTACCTCAGTGGTGTCCAGGAAATATAATGGCAGGTTTCTGGATCTGCTTTAAACTTGTTCTTAAATGGGTGTATGAAGGGGTTtgtcctaatttttttattccccAGAACAATATGTTCTTAAGCCGTATATATGGCGAAGATCagaaaaatctatttaaaaaactCAATAAATTGTATGAAAAGGGTATATCCCTGTTGTTACACATTTCACCTATCAGAGACTATATCATTAACAGCCTAATCTATCTTGGATGTATAGTTTCTTACGAATACACTATGGGCAGTGagctttgttttgattttactttttttggCAGAAATAGACGATTGTGA
- the LOC128163682 gene encoding uncharacterized protein LOC128163682 isoform X2, with protein MVDISEFLKNLRTSYSCKKMQCGSHREGFRFDKSDIDEMYIVPRHPVIWDMSQFGLYNTDIHKLILCNSSESPPGFTLLRCLQLENTFENVINACVRKKGDLYISSSKFREITCSLIRPNSTIHGPCGSGLVGRTMYDYAHCFVSDFWPPTASSWIERCHAWPPQHISSDIFRNGCHFVAIGHRLGNHEDIEWRISFSQAENKLVYSMNHTQFLIYGLLKLFLNDVINAGLSDEEKMLCSYHMKTAIFWAIQQNMLPQWCPGNIMAGFWICFKLVLKWVYEGVCPNFFIPQNNMFLSRIYGEDQKNLFKKLNKLYEKGISLLLHISPIRDYIINSLIYLGCIVSYEYTMGSELCFDFTFFGRNRRL; from the coding sequence ATGGTGGACATTAGCGAGTTCCTGAAAAATCTACGTACGAGTTATTCTTGCAAAAAGATGCAATGTGGTAGCCACAGAGAAGGATTCCGATTTGATAAATCAGACATAGACGAAATGTATATAGTACCTAGGCACCCTGTAATCTGGGATATGTCACAATTTGGGTTGTACAACACCGACATACATAAACTGATTCTCTGTAACTCTTCCGAGAGTCCACCAGGATTTACTTTACTTAGGTGCTTACAATTAGAAAACACATTCGAAAACGTTATAAATGCTTGTGTACGGAAAAAAGGAGATTTGTATATATCAAGCTCTAAATTCAGAGAGATCACATGTTCTCTAATAAGACCTAATTCTACAATACATGGACCATGTGGTAGTGGACTTGTCGGAAGAACAATGTATGACTATGCCCATTGTTTTGTCAGTGATTTTTGGCCTCCCACTGCATCATCATGGATAGAAAGATGTCATGCATGGCCTCCGCAGCATATTTCTAGCGACATTTTCCGAAATGGTTGTCACTTTGTTGCGATAGGACACAGACTAGGAAACCACGAAGACATCGAATGGAGAATATCTTTCTCCCAGGCAGAAAACAAACTTGTGTACTCTATGAATCATacgcaatttttaatttatggcTTGCTGAAGTTGTTCCTGAATGATGTAATTAATGCTGGATTAAGTGATGAAGAGAAAATGCTGtgttcatatcacatgaaaacaGCCATTTTTTGGGCCATACAACAAAACATGCTACCTCAGTGGTGTCCAGGAAATATAATGGCAGGTTTCTGGATCTGCTTTAAACTTGTTCTTAAATGGGTGTATGAAGGGGTTtgtcctaatttttttattccccAGAACAATATGTTCTTAAGCCGTATATATGGCGAAGATCagaaaaatctatttaaaaaactCAATAAATTGTATGAAAAGGGTATATCCCTGTTGTTACACATTTCACCTATCAGAGACTATATCATTAACAGCCTAATCTATCTTGGATGTATAGTTTCTTACGAATACACTATGGGCAGTGagctttgttttgattttactttttttggCAGAAATAGACGATTGTGA